In one Phyllostomus discolor isolate MPI-MPIP mPhyDis1 chromosome 8, mPhyDis1.pri.v3, whole genome shotgun sequence genomic region, the following are encoded:
- the TLCD1 gene encoding TLC domain-containing protein 1, with translation MPPLLHPALLLLLGATLTFRALRRALSRLPLPAHVRADPLRTWRWHNLLVSFTHSIVSGIWALLCVWQTPELLVEIETAWSLSGYLLVCLSAGYFIHDTVDIVVSRQARASWEYLVHHVMAMGAFFSGIFWSSFVGGGVITLLVEVSNIFLTIRMMMKISNAQNLLLYRINKYVNLIMYFLFRLAPQAYLTYFFLQYVGQGNLGTFLLGILLMLDVMILIYFSRLLRSDFCPERVPSPQHKDKFLTE, from the exons ATGCCCCCACTGCTGCACCCcgccctgctgctgctcctgggcgCCACGCTGACCTTCCGGGCACTCCGGCGCGCGCTCAGTCGCCTACCTCTGCCCGCTCACGTGCGCGCCGACCCCCTGCGCACCTGGCGCTGGCACAACCTACTCGTCTCCTTCACCCATTCCATTGTGTCAGGGATCTGGGCTTTGCTGTG TGTATGGCAGACCCCAGAACTGCTAGTAGAGATTGAGACTGCGTGGTCGCTTTCTGGCTATCTGCTCGTTTGCCTCTCCGCAG GTTATTTCATCCACGACACTGTGGACATCGTGGTTAGTCGTCAGGCTCGAGCTTCTTGGGAATACCTGGTCCATCACGTCATG GCCATGGGTGCCTTCTTTTCAGGCATCTTTTGGAGCAGCTTTGTAGGTGGGGGTGTCATAACACTACTGGTAGAGGTCAGCAACATTTTCCTCACCATTCGTATGATGATGAAGATCAGCAATGCCCAGAACCTCCTCCTGTACCGGATCAACAAGTATGTCAACTTGatcatgtattttctcttccGGCTGGCCCCTCAGGCCTACCTCACCTATTTCTTCCTGCAGTATGTGGGTCAGGGAAACCTGGGCACCTTCCTGCTGGGTATCCTACTCATGCTGGACGTCATGATCCTCATCTACTTTTCCCGCCTCCTCCGCTCGGACTTTTGCCCTGAACGTGTGCCTAGCCCACAACACAAAGACAAGTTCTTAACAGAGTGA
- the RPL23A gene encoding 60S ribosomal protein L23a — protein MKMAPKAKKEAPAPPKAEAKAKALKAKKAVLKGVHSHKKKKIRTSPTFRRPKTLRLRRQPKYPRKSAPRRNKLDHYAIIKFPLTTESAMKKIEDNNTLVFIVDVKANKHQIKQAVKKLYDIDVAKVNTLIRPDGEKKAYVRLAPDYDALDVANKIGII, from the exons ATGAAGATGGCGCCCAAAGCGAAGAAGGAAG cccctgcccctcccaaagccgaagccaaggcaaaggctttgaaggcaaagaaagcagtgctAAAAGGCGTccacagccacaaaaagaagaagatccgCACGTCACCCACCTTCAGAAGGCCTAAGACACTGCGGCTCCGAAGGCAGCCTAAATATCCTCGGAAGAGCGCCCCCAGGAGAAACAA GCTTGACCACTATGCCATCATCAAGTTCCCCCTGACTACTGAGTCAGccatgaagaagatagaagacaacAATACACTTGTGTTCATTGTGGATGTCAAAGCCAACAAGCACCAGATcaaacaggctgtgaagaagctgTATGATATTGATGTGGCCAAGGTCAACACCCTGATCAG ACCTGATGGGGAGAAGAAGGCATATGTTCGACTGGCTCCAGACTATGATGCTTTGGATGTTGCCAACAAA attgggatcatctaa
- the RAB34 gene encoding ras-related protein Rab-34 isoform X1, producing the protein MNILAPVRRDRVLAELPQYLRKEAALHVRKDFHPRVTCACQEHRTGTVGRFKISKVIVVGDLSVGKTCLINRFCKDTFDKNYKATIGVDFEMERFEVLGVPFSLQLWDTAGQERFKCIASTYYRGAQAIIIVFSLNDVASLEHTRQWLADALKENDPSSALLFLVGSKKDLSTPAQYVLMERDALKVAQEMKAEYWAVSSLTGENVREFFFRVAALTFEANVLAELEKSGARSIGDVVRINSDDNNLYLTASKKKPACCF; encoded by the exons ATGAACATTCTGGCGCCGGTGCGGAGGGACCGCGTCCTGGCAGAGCTGCCCCAG TACCTGAGGAAGGAAGCAGCTTTGCACGTGCGCAAAGACTTCCATCCCCGGGTCACCTGCGCTTGCCAGGAGCACCGGACAGGCACCGTGGG CAGATTTAAAATCTCCAAGGTCATTGTGGTGGGGGACCTGTCGGTGGGGAAGACTTGTCTCATTAATAG GTTCTGCAAAGACACTTTTGATAAGAATTACAAGGCCACCATTGGAGTGGACTTTGAGATGGAACGATTTGAGGTGTTGGGCGTTCCCTTCAGTCTGCAGCT ctGGGATACTGCTGGACAGGAGAGATTCAAATGCATTGCATCAACCTACTACCGAGGAGCTCAAG CCATCATCATTGTCTTCAGTCTGAATGATGTGGCCTCCCTGGAACATACCAG GCAGTGGCTCGCTGACGCACTCAAGGAGAATGACCCTTCCAGTGCGCTTCTCTTCCTCGTGGGTTCCAAGAAGGACCTGAGT ACTCCTGCTCAGTATGTGCTAATGGAGAGAGACGCACTCAAGGTGGCCCAAGAGATGAAGGCTGAGTACTGGGCAGTCTCATCTCTCACCG GTGAAAATGTCCGGGAATTCTTTTTCCGTGTGGCGGCGCTGACCTTTGAGGCCAATGTGCTGGCTGAGCTGGAGAAATCGGGGGCCCGGAGCATTGGGGATGTTGTCC GCATCAACAGCGATGACAACAACCTATACCTAACTGCCAGCAAGAAGAAGCCTGCATGTTGCTTTTGA
- the RAB34 gene encoding ras-related protein Rab-34 isoform X3, translating to MNILAPVRRDRVLAELPQYLRKEAALHVRKDFHPRVTCACQEHRTGTVGFCKDTFDKNYKATIGVDFEMERFEVLGVPFSLQLWDTAGQERFKCIASTYYRGAQAIIIVFSLNDVASLEHTRQWLADALKENDPSSALLFLVGSKKDLSTPAQYVLMERDALKVAQEMKAEYWAVSSLTGENVREFFFRVAALTFEANVLAELEKSGARSIGDVVRINSDDNNLYLTASKKKPACCF from the exons ATGAACATTCTGGCGCCGGTGCGGAGGGACCGCGTCCTGGCAGAGCTGCCCCAG TACCTGAGGAAGGAAGCAGCTTTGCACGTGCGCAAAGACTTCCATCCCCGGGTCACCTGCGCTTGCCAGGAGCACCGGACAGGCACCGTGGG GTTCTGCAAAGACACTTTTGATAAGAATTACAAGGCCACCATTGGAGTGGACTTTGAGATGGAACGATTTGAGGTGTTGGGCGTTCCCTTCAGTCTGCAGCT ctGGGATACTGCTGGACAGGAGAGATTCAAATGCATTGCATCAACCTACTACCGAGGAGCTCAAG CCATCATCATTGTCTTCAGTCTGAATGATGTGGCCTCCCTGGAACATACCAG GCAGTGGCTCGCTGACGCACTCAAGGAGAATGACCCTTCCAGTGCGCTTCTCTTCCTCGTGGGTTCCAAGAAGGACCTGAGT ACTCCTGCTCAGTATGTGCTAATGGAGAGAGACGCACTCAAGGTGGCCCAAGAGATGAAGGCTGAGTACTGGGCAGTCTCATCTCTCACCG GTGAAAATGTCCGGGAATTCTTTTTCCGTGTGGCGGCGCTGACCTTTGAGGCCAATGTGCTGGCTGAGCTGGAGAAATCGGGGGCCCGGAGCATTGGGGATGTTGTCC GCATCAACAGCGATGACAACAACCTATACCTAACTGCCAGCAAGAAGAAGCCTGCATGTTGCTTTTGA
- the RAB34 gene encoding ras-related protein Rab-34 isoform X2, translating into MNILAPVRRDRVLAELPQYLRKEAALHVRKDFHPRVTCACQEHRTGTVGFKISKVIVVGDLSVGKTCLINRFCKDTFDKNYKATIGVDFEMERFEVLGVPFSLQLWDTAGQERFKCIASTYYRGAQAIIIVFSLNDVASLEHTRQWLADALKENDPSSALLFLVGSKKDLSTPAQYVLMERDALKVAQEMKAEYWAVSSLTGENVREFFFRVAALTFEANVLAELEKSGARSIGDVVRINSDDNNLYLTASKKKPACCF; encoded by the exons ATGAACATTCTGGCGCCGGTGCGGAGGGACCGCGTCCTGGCAGAGCTGCCCCAG TACCTGAGGAAGGAAGCAGCTTTGCACGTGCGCAAAGACTTCCATCCCCGGGTCACCTGCGCTTGCCAGGAGCACCGGACAGGCACCGTGGG ATTTAAAATCTCCAAGGTCATTGTGGTGGGGGACCTGTCGGTGGGGAAGACTTGTCTCATTAATAG GTTCTGCAAAGACACTTTTGATAAGAATTACAAGGCCACCATTGGAGTGGACTTTGAGATGGAACGATTTGAGGTGTTGGGCGTTCCCTTCAGTCTGCAGCT ctGGGATACTGCTGGACAGGAGAGATTCAAATGCATTGCATCAACCTACTACCGAGGAGCTCAAG CCATCATCATTGTCTTCAGTCTGAATGATGTGGCCTCCCTGGAACATACCAG GCAGTGGCTCGCTGACGCACTCAAGGAGAATGACCCTTCCAGTGCGCTTCTCTTCCTCGTGGGTTCCAAGAAGGACCTGAGT ACTCCTGCTCAGTATGTGCTAATGGAGAGAGACGCACTCAAGGTGGCCCAAGAGATGAAGGCTGAGTACTGGGCAGTCTCATCTCTCACCG GTGAAAATGTCCGGGAATTCTTTTTCCGTGTGGCGGCGCTGACCTTTGAGGCCAATGTGCTGGCTGAGCTGGAGAAATCGGGGGCCCGGAGCATTGGGGATGTTGTCC GCATCAACAGCGATGACAACAACCTATACCTAACTGCCAGCAAGAAGAAGCCTGCATGTTGCTTTTGA